In Leptospiraceae bacterium, one DNA window encodes the following:
- a CDS encoding DMT family transporter, whose amino-acid sequence MSHQKSIFFNLLLVSAMVTWGISWASGKVLSNYAEPEVIIFWRFLATFLSLFPIVILFKESFRLTFQSFLYVSLGAIFYLIYNQFFFEGLKSGLAGAGGVLVTTLNPILTFLLITIAKKTWLSVKESIGLGIGIFGGIVLLELYDGNFRKIFISGNLYFLFASLTWAFLTITGQKSKEKIHPIVFSFYVYFFSTLIDFFLAIPYKIEKVFSFDSIFWWNIFYLSVISTTFGTTVYFFASGKLGSKRASTFIFIVPFTALVSANIFLGEELKVSTILGGSLAVLAVFILNKKSVSIRK is encoded by the coding sequence GTGAGTCATCAAAAGTCCATTTTCTTTAATCTATTGCTTGTATCTGCAATGGTAACGTGGGGAATAAGCTGGGCATCGGGGAAAGTGCTTTCCAATTATGCAGAGCCGGAGGTGATTATATTCTGGAGATTTCTTGCTACATTTCTTTCTCTATTCCCTATAGTCATATTATTTAAAGAGTCGTTTCGCCTAACGTTTCAATCTTTTCTCTATGTTTCTTTGGGAGCCATATTCTATCTCATCTATAATCAATTCTTTTTTGAAGGATTAAAATCCGGTCTTGCCGGAGCCGGTGGAGTACTTGTAACTACTTTAAATCCTATATTGACTTTTCTACTGATAACTATTGCAAAAAAAACTTGGCTCTCAGTCAAAGAAAGTATTGGACTTGGGATTGGGATATTTGGCGGAATTGTATTGCTTGAACTATACGATGGAAATTTTAGAAAAATCTTTATATCAGGAAATTTGTATTTTTTATTCGCTTCTTTAACTTGGGCATTTCTGACAATTACCGGACAAAAATCTAAGGAGAAAATTCATCCGATAGTGTTTAGCTTCTACGTTTATTTTTTTTCTACACTTATTGATTTTTTTCTGGCGATTCCATACAAAATAGAAAAAGTTTTTAGTTTTGATTCCATTTTCTGGTGGAATATATTTTACCTGTCAGTGATTTCCACAACTTTCGGGACTACAGTATATTTTTTTGCATCTGGAAAACTTGGTTCCAAGAGGGCCAGTACATTTATATTTATTGTTCCTTTTACTGCGCTTGTAAGTGCTAACATTTTCTTGGGAGAAGAGTTGAAAGTTTCTACAATCCTTGGGGGAAGTCTTGCTGTGTTAGCGGTATTCATCTTAAACAAAAAAAGTGTCTCTATAAGAAAATAG
- the murJ gene encoding murein biosynthesis integral membrane protein MurJ, whose amino-acid sequence MKKDNENSASKSIALSFYTFLSRVLGLLRDHYMAVSFGTGWIASAFSVAYRFPNMFRNLLAEGTLSQSFMPLYSDASKVSEEEEKLMSGAVISFLFVLLWGFVAVFIFLAPFFLPTLVGGSVEYSDLVITLSVILFFLIMTASLSSIFMAISNSKNKFFIPSMSPIVLNLSYLFVFIAIFPFWESILSRVKILSYGIVCGGILQLLLQMYYVKRLGYFPKFHWNIRHPAIGKIFKLMLPAVIGGGFYQISLLVDIFLANYIQNQNPGLGAVVSLDYSQRLIQFPTGIVGVALATTTLPSLLSSLKNNQLKEVPKEIEKSLSFCLFLTLPSSVGLVLLGKIIIDSIYFGGKWNHISTETTLAPLIFYSLAVPFFSMNKILTSSYYAFQDTKTPLKVNSISFTINIILNLILMNYFKHAGLALASASSSAITFILLFHNLKKHNIIISRNTIIRNLGFHIIPILPMSIWLYYVQSISSTELIHFFQLNDFSYSNSSRLVLAIGIFPAMIIYLYFAKIFNSSEVKILIEKFQFLNKFKKK is encoded by the coding sequence TTGAAAAAAGACAATGAAAACAGTGCTTCTAAAAGTATAGCGCTTTCCTTTTACACATTCCTATCCAGAGTTTTAGGTTTACTTAGAGATCACTATATGGCGGTTAGTTTTGGCACAGGATGGATCGCATCTGCCTTCAGTGTCGCCTATCGCTTTCCAAATATGTTTAGGAATCTTCTGGCAGAAGGAACTCTATCTCAATCTTTTATGCCACTATATTCTGATGCGAGTAAAGTTAGCGAAGAAGAAGAGAAGTTAATGTCCGGTGCAGTAATTTCTTTTCTATTTGTATTGCTTTGGGGATTTGTTGCAGTGTTTATTTTTCTTGCACCATTTTTTTTGCCTACTCTTGTAGGAGGGTCTGTAGAATATTCTGACCTTGTGATTACACTTTCAGTGATTTTATTTTTTTTAATTATGACGGCGAGTCTTTCTTCAATTTTTATGGCAATTTCAAACTCTAAGAATAAGTTTTTCATCCCATCTATGTCGCCTATCGTACTTAATCTCAGTTACTTGTTTGTATTCATCGCTATCTTTCCTTTTTGGGAAAGCATTTTGTCAAGAGTCAAAATTCTTTCTTACGGAATCGTATGTGGTGGGATTTTACAATTGCTCTTACAGATGTACTACGTAAAAAGATTAGGGTATTTTCCTAAATTTCACTGGAATATACGTCATCCGGCAATTGGTAAAATTTTTAAACTCATGCTTCCTGCGGTAATTGGTGGAGGATTTTATCAAATCAGTTTACTTGTTGATATATTTCTTGCTAATTATATTCAAAATCAAAACCCGGGACTAGGGGCTGTGGTGAGCTTAGATTATTCTCAAAGGCTAATCCAATTTCCGACTGGAATCGTAGGAGTTGCACTTGCGACTACTACCCTGCCTTCTCTTCTCTCTTCCTTAAAAAATAATCAATTAAAGGAAGTGCCTAAAGAAATTGAAAAATCTCTAAGTTTCTGCCTATTCTTGACTTTGCCGTCTTCGGTAGGCTTGGTTCTGCTTGGGAAGATAATTATTGATTCGATTTATTTTGGAGGAAAATGGAATCATATTTCTACAGAGACTACCCTTGCCCCATTGATTTTCTATTCTTTAGCAGTTCCATTTTTTAGCATGAATAAAATTCTCACTTCTTCCTATTACGCTTTTCAAGACACAAAAACACCTTTAAAAGTAAATTCGATCTCATTTACAATCAATATTATTTTAAATCTAATCCTAATGAACTATTTCAAACACGCGGGCCTTGCGCTTGCGTCGGCTTCTTCTTCTGCAATTACATTTATTTTACTTTTTCATAATTTAAAAAAACACAATATAATAATTTCAAGAAATACAATTATAAGAAACCTAGGTTTTCATATCATCCCGATTCTTCCGATGTCGATTTGGTTGTATTACGTTCAATCTATATCTTCAACTGAGCTTATTCATTTTTTTCAATTGAACGATTTTTCATATTCTAACTCTTCAAGGCTTGTTCTTGCAATAGGAATATTTCCTGCGATGATAATATATCTCTACTTTGCAAAAATATTCAATTCTTCTGAAGTAAAAATTTTAATCGAAAAATTTCAATTTCTGAATAAGTTCAAAAAAAAATGA
- a CDS encoding STAS domain-containing protein gives MLNLRTKEITGKEKIFQIELKGVLDSTTSDSFISFVHEKIKTGIHRFIIDCKSLSYITSSGISTIIRLNKELTEKKSALIYSQLNSEMRSLFSLFGFDKKFLIAEDNFIAEKVLQNLYLPESKPKDMEPEFGKYKSIEFSFHNFSEESKDPENFAEPIVEKTTTSDSIKLNPTDWIKTSDTRAEIPIIPNDHKKSELTRLEPEFKELIFHCESCGKNIRVTKQGKHQCPSCESIFNVRQTGAISYLEKMI, from the coding sequence ATGCTAAATCTCAGAACCAAAGAAATTACAGGAAAAGAAAAAATCTTTCAAATTGAACTGAAAGGAGTATTGGATTCTACTACGTCCGACAGCTTTATTTCCTTTGTCCATGAGAAAATAAAAACCGGGATACACAGATTTATTATTGATTGCAAATCGTTATCGTATATCACTTCTTCAGGCATCTCTACAATTATTCGGTTGAATAAAGAGCTTACTGAAAAAAAATCTGCTTTAATCTACAGCCAACTCAACAGCGAAATGCGTTCTCTTTTTTCTTTATTCGGATTTGATAAAAAATTTCTCATAGCGGAAGATAATTTTATAGCTGAGAAGGTATTGCAAAATCTTTATCTCCCTGAATCAAAACCCAAAGACATGGAGCCGGAATTTGGAAAATACAAAAGTATTGAGTTTTCATTTCACAATTTTTCTGAAGAAAGTAAAGACCCGGAAAACTTTGCAGAGCCTATAGTTGAAAAAACTACCACATCGGATTCAATAAAATTAAATCCCACAGATTGGATAAAAACTTCAGACACAAGAGCAGAAATTCCGATCATTCCAAATGATCATAAAAAATCAGAACTTACTCGATTAGAACCAGAATTTAAAGAATTGATTTTTCACTGCGAGTCTTGTGGAAAAAATATTCGAGTCACAAAACAAGGGAAACACCAATGCCCATCTTGTGAGTCTATTTTTAATGTCAGGCAAACCGGTGCAATTAGTTATTTAGAAAAGATGATCTAA
- a CDS encoding hemerythrin domain-containing protein, translating into MLIDEFKKDHVELVSTLNKVKELGITTKEGQARLLAAKEGLLAHLKKEDAQLYPFLKKEAESDSGLKNLLDTFAKDMDNISKSALDFFAKYANGGSTVEFAKDFGTLTASLSKRIRQEENLLYPEYTKRHK; encoded by the coding sequence CATGTTGAACTCGTAAGCACTTTAAATAAGGTAAAAGAGCTTGGGATCACTACAAAAGAAGGCCAGGCAAGGCTATTAGCAGCAAAAGAAGGACTATTGGCTCACCTGAAAAAAGAAGATGCACAGCTTTACCCATTCTTAAAAAAAGAAGCAGAGAGCGATAGCGGACTAAAAAATCTTTTAGATACCTTTGCAAAAGATATGGATAATATTTCTAAGTCAGCTCTTGACTTTTTTGCAAAGTATGCAAATGGAGGTTCAACCGTGGAATTTGCGAAGGATTTTGGAACTCTAACCGCATCTCTGTCAAAAAGAATTCGCCAAGAAGAGAACTTGCTTTATCCGGAATATACTAAAAGACACAAGTAA
- a CDS encoding DUF167 domain-containing protein, whose protein sequence is MNLEVIVKPNSKSPGIVVIENSKWTVKVRERAIEGKANKAVIQAISEKLKISKSKIQLIRGEKSKVKIFSIQDGIL, encoded by the coding sequence ATGAATTTAGAAGTGATCGTAAAACCAAATTCTAAGTCTCCCGGAATTGTAGTGATAGAGAACTCTAAATGGACTGTCAAAGTTCGTGAAAGAGCAATCGAAGGCAAGGCAAATAAGGCAGTAATACAAGCTATCTCTGAAAAATTAAAAATCTCAAAATCAAAAATTCAATTGATTCGAGGAGAAAAATCTAAAGTAAAAATCTTTTCTATACAGGATGGAATCTTGTGA